In the Streptomyces sp. NBC_00525 genome, one interval contains:
- a CDS encoding SMI1/KNR4 family protein gives MLNVAALEDIAPAMVPFRSEASRPVDFAAVSSALGSDLPTDFKELARRYPTLEFDGFLRVPLPRPGAESAFVDGIRRELEILRDLQDDDMAEGYEAYPAPNGLLPWSESLSGDVFYWRVAGPDPDSWPVVVNSRNDEWWEFPSGAIAFLVWLIDGSVERRGLPRDVPGRHPVVRVFQG, from the coding sequence ATGTTGAACGTGGCAGCTTTGGAAGACATTGCTCCCGCCATGGTGCCGTTCCGCTCCGAGGCGTCACGCCCCGTCGATTTCGCCGCGGTCTCCTCTGCCCTGGGCTCCGACCTGCCGACGGACTTCAAGGAGCTGGCCCGTCGCTACCCGACACTGGAGTTCGACGGGTTTCTGCGTGTGCCATTGCCCCGTCCCGGTGCCGAGTCCGCCTTTGTCGACGGAATCCGTCGGGAACTAGAAATTCTGCGGGATCTGCAGGACGACGACATGGCGGAAGGGTATGAGGCATATCCGGCACCCAACGGGCTGCTTCCCTGGAGCGAGTCTCTCTCCGGGGACGTCTTCTACTGGCGGGTCGCGGGTCCGGACCCGGACTCCTGGCCCGTCGTCGTGAACAGTAGGAACGACGAGTGGTGGGAGTTTCCGAGTGGGGCCATCGCCTTCCTCGTCTGGCTGATCGACGGGTCGGTCGAGCGGCGAGGTCTTCCTCGGGACGTTCCGGGCAGGCATCCTGTGGTGCGTGTGTTTCAGGGGTGA
- the rpsJ gene encoding 30S ribosomal protein S10 has translation MAGQKIRIRLKAYDHEVIDSSAKKIVETVTRTGASVAGPVPLPTEKNVYCVIKSPHKYKDSREHFEMRTHKRLIDILDPTPKTVDSLMRLDLPAGVDIEIKL, from the coding sequence ATGGCGGGACAGAAGATCCGCATCCGGCTCAAGGCCTACGACCACGAGGTCATCGACTCCTCGGCGAAGAAGATCGTCGAGACGGTGACCCGCACTGGTGCGTCGGTCGCGGGCCCGGTGCCGCTGCCCACTGAGAAGAACGTGTACTGCGTCATCAAGTCGCCGCACAAGTACAAGGACTCGCGCGAGCACTTCGAGATGCGCACGCACAAGCGCCTCATCGACATCCTCGACCCCACGCCGAAGACGGTTGACTCGCTCATGCGTCTCGACCTGCCGGCGGGCGTCGACATCGAGATCAAGCTCTGA
- the rplC gene encoding 50S ribosomal protein L3, whose amino-acid sequence MAKNIKGVLGEKLGMTQVWDENNRVVPVTVVKAGPCVVTQVRTNDSDGYESVQIAFGEIDPRKVNKPLKGHFAKADVTPRRHLVELRTPDASEYTLGQEITAEVFESGVKVDVTGKSKGKGFAGVMKRHNFRGLGAGHGVQRKHRSPGSIGGCATPGRVFKGMRMAGRMGNERVTTQNLTIHAVDAEKGLLLIKGAVPGPNGGLVLVRTAAKGA is encoded by the coding sequence ATGGCTAAGAACATTAAGGGCGTCCTGGGCGAGAAGCTCGGCATGACCCAGGTCTGGGACGAGAACAACCGGGTCGTCCCGGTGACCGTCGTCAAGGCCGGGCCCTGCGTCGTCACCCAGGTCCGCACCAACGACAGCGACGGCTACGAGTCGGTCCAGATCGCCTTCGGCGAGATCGACCCGCGCAAGGTGAACAAGCCCCTCAAGGGTCACTTCGCCAAGGCCGACGTCACCCCGCGCCGCCACCTGGTGGAGCTCCGCACCCCGGACGCGTCCGAGTACACGCTCGGCCAGGAGATCACCGCCGAGGTGTTCGAGTCCGGCGTCAAGGTCGACGTCACGGGCAAGAGCAAGGGCAAGGGCTTCGCCGGTGTCATGAAGCGTCACAACTTCCGGGGCCTCGGCGCCGGTCACGGCGTGCAGCGCAAGCACCGTTCCCCCGGTTCGATCGGTGGCTGCGCCACCCCTGGGCGTGTCTTCAAGGGCATGCGCATGGCCGGTCGGATGGGTAACGAGCGCGTCACCACCCAGAACCTGACCATCCACGCGGTTGACGCGGAGAAGGGTCTGCTGCTCATCAAGGGCGCGGTCCCCGGTCCGAACGGCGGCCTCGTCCTGGTCCGTACCGCGGCCAAGGGGGCTTGA
- the rplD gene encoding 50S ribosomal protein L4: MSTIDILSPAGDKAGTVELPAEIFDAKTSVPLIHQVVVAQLAAARQGTHKTKSRGEVRGGGRKPYRQKGTGRARQGSTRAPQFVGGGVVHGPQPRDYSQRTPKKMKAAALRGALSDRARHSRIHVVTGVVEGGISTKAAKTLFGKISERKNLLLVVDRNDEAAWLSARNLPQVHILEPGQLNTYDVIVSDDVVFTQAAFESFVSGPQTAETEGSDA; this comes from the coding sequence ATGAGCACCATTGACATCCTTTCGCCGGCAGGCGACAAGGCCGGTACCGTCGAGCTCCCCGCGGAGATCTTCGACGCGAAGACCAGCGTTCCGCTGATCCACCAGGTCGTCGTCGCACAGCTGGCAGCTGCCCGTCAGGGCACGCACAAGACCAAGTCCCGTGGCGAGGTCCGCGGTGGTGGGCGCAAGCCGTACCGCCAGAAGGGCACCGGCCGCGCGCGCCAGGGCTCGACCCGCGCGCCGCAGTTCGTCGGCGGTGGCGTCGTCCACGGCCCGCAGCCGCGTGACTACTCCCAGCGCACCCCGAAGAAGATGAAGGCCGCCGCCCTCCGCGGTGCCCTCTCCGACCGGGCGCGTCACTCCCGCATCCACGTCGTCACCGGCGTGGTCGAGGGTGGGATCTCCACGAAGGCCGCCAAGACGCTGTTCGGCAAGATCTCGGAGCGCAAGAACCTGCTCCTGGTCGTCGACCGCAACGACGAGGCCGCGTGGCTCTCCGCACGCAACCTGCCCCAGGTGCACATCCTGGAGCCGGGCCAGCTGAACACGTACGACGTGATCGTCTCTGACGACGTGGTCTTCACCCAGGCCGCCTTCGAGTCCTTCGTGTCTGGCCCCCAGACCGCTGAGACCGAAGGGAGCGACGCCTGA
- the rplW gene encoding 50S ribosomal protein L23, giving the protein MSEATVTSKTYDDPRDVLVKPVVSEKSYALLDENKYTFIVAPGSNKTQIKQAVEAVFSVKVTGVNTINRQGKRKRTRTGFGKRADTKRAIVTLAEGDRIDIFGGPTS; this is encoded by the coding sequence ATGAGCGAGGCGACCGTTACCAGCAAGACCTACGACGACCCGCGCGACGTTCTCGTCAAGCCGGTTGTCTCGGAGAAGAGCTACGCGCTGCTCGACGAGAACAAGTACACGTTCATCGTCGCGCCGGGCTCCAACAAGACCCAGATCAAGCAGGCCGTCGAGGCGGTCTTCTCGGTCAAGGTCACCGGGGTCAACACGATCAACCGCCAGGGCAAGCGCAAGCGCACCCGCACCGGTTTCGGCAAGCGCGCGGACACCAAGCGCGCCATCGTGACCCTCGCTGAGGGCGACCGTATCGACATCTTCGGCGGCCCGACCTCCTAG
- the rplB gene encoding 50S ribosomal protein L2, protein MGIRKYKPTTPGRRGSSVADFVEITRSTPEKSLVRPLHNKGGRNNTGRVTVRHQGGGHKRAYRVIDFRRHDKDGVPAKVAHIEYDPNRTARIALLHYADGEKRYIIAPRGLAQGDRVENGPAADIKPGNNLALRNIPVGTTIHAIELRPGGGAKFARSAGASVQLLAKEGTMAHLRMPSGEIRLVDARCRATIGEVGNAEQSNINWGKAGRMRWKGVRPTVRGVVMNPVDHPHGGGEGKTSGGRHPVSPWGKKEGRTRSPKKASNKYIVRRRKTNKKR, encoded by the coding sequence ATGGGTATCCGCAAGTACAAGCCGACGACCCCGGGCCGTCGTGGCTCCAGCGTCGCCGACTTTGTCGAGATCACGCGGTCCACGCCGGAGAAGTCGCTGGTCCGCCCCCTGCACAACAAGGGCGGCCGTAACAACACCGGTCGTGTGACCGTTCGCCACCAGGGCGGTGGCCACAAGCGCGCCTACCGCGTGATCGACTTCCGTCGTCACGACAAGGACGGCGTGCCGGCCAAGGTCGCGCACATCGAGTACGACCCCAACCGCACCGCGCGCATCGCGCTCCTGCACTACGCGGACGGCGAGAAGCGCTACATCATCGCGCCGCGTGGCCTGGCGCAGGGCGACCGTGTCGAGAACGGCCCCGCCGCCGACATCAAGCCCGGCAACAACCTGGCGCTGCGCAACATCCCGGTCGGTACGACGATCCACGCCATCGAGCTGCGGCCCGGCGGCGGCGCGAAGTTCGCCCGCTCCGCGGGTGCCTCCGTGCAGCTGCTGGCGAAGGAGGGCACCATGGCCCACCTTCGTATGCCGTCGGGTGAGATCCGCCTGGTCGACGCCCGCTGCCGCGCCACCATCGGCGAGGTCGGCAACGCCGAGCAGTCGAACATCAACTGGGGCAAGGCCGGCCGCATGCGGTGGAAGGGCGTCCGCCCGACCGTCCGCGGTGTCGTCATGAACCCGGTCGACCACCCGCACGGTGGTGGTGAGGGCAAGACCTCCGGTGGCCGTCACCCGGTTTCGCCGTGGGGTAAGAAGGAAGGTCGTACTCGTTCGCCCAAGAAGGCGTCGAACAAGTACATCGTCCGCCGCCGCAAGACGAACAAGAAGCGCTAG
- the rpsS gene encoding 30S ribosomal protein S19: MPRSLKKGPFVDGHLAKKVDAQNEAGTKNVIKTWSRRSMIVPAMLGHTIAVHNGKIHVPVFVTESMVGHKLGEFSPTRTFRGHVKDDRKSKRR, encoded by the coding sequence ATGCCGCGCAGTCTCAAGAAGGGGCCCTTCGTCGACGGCCACCTCGCCAAGAAGGTGGACGCACAGAACGAGGCAGGCACCAAGAACGTCATCAAGACCTGGTCCCGTCGCTCGATGATCGTCCCGGCCATGCTGGGTCACACCATCGCGGTGCACAACGGCAAGATCCACGTCCCGGTGTTCGTCACCGAGTCGATGGTCGGCCACAAGCTCGGCGAGTTCTCGCCGACTCGCACCTTCCGCGGCCACGTCAAGGACGACCGGAAGTCGAAGCGCCGCTAA
- the rplV gene encoding 50S ribosomal protein L22, giving the protein MEARAQARYIRVTPMKARRVVDLIRGMDATEAQAVLRFAPQAASVPVGKVLDSAIANAAHNYDHTDASSLVISEAYVDEGPTLKRFRPRAQGRAYRIRKRTSHITVVVSSKEGTR; this is encoded by the coding sequence ATGGAAGCCAGGGCCCAGGCGCGGTACATCCGCGTCACGCCCATGAAGGCCCGCCGCGTGGTGGACCTCATCCGTGGCATGGATGCCACGGAGGCTCAGGCGGTCCTGCGTTTCGCCCCGCAGGCCGCGAGCGTGCCGGTCGGCAAGGTGCTGGACAGCGCCATTGCCAACGCCGCACACAACTACGACCACACCGACGCCTCTTCGCTGGTCATCAGCGAGGCGTACGTGGACGAGGGTCCGACCCTGAAGCGGTTCCGTCCGCGCGCCCAGGGCCGCGCCTACCGGATCCGTAAGCGGACCAGCCACATCACCGTGGTCGTCAGCAGCAAGGAAGGAACCCGGTAA
- the rpsC gene encoding 30S ribosomal protein S3, which yields MGQKVNPHGFRLGITTDFKSRWYADKLYKDYVKEDVAIRRMMTKGMERAGISKVEIERTRDRVRVDIHTARPGIVIGRRGAEADRIRGELEKLTGKQVQLNILEVKNPETDAQLVAQAVAEQLSSRVSFRRAMRKSMQSTMKAGAKGIKVQCGGRLGGAEMSRSEFYREGRVPLHTLRANVDYGFFEAKTTFGRIGVKVWIYKGDVKNIAEVRAENAAARAGNRPARGGADRPAGRGGRGGERGGRGRKPQQSAPAAEAPKAEATAAAPAAESTGTEA from the coding sequence ATGGGCCAGAAGGTAAACCCGCACGGGTTCCGGCTCGGCATCACCACGGACTTCAAGTCCCGCTGGTACGCCGACAAGCTGTACAAGGACTACGTCAAGGAAGACGTCGCCATTCGTCGCATGATGACGAAGGGCATGGAGCGCGCCGGCATCTCGAAGGTTGAGATCGAGCGCACCCGCGACCGCGTCCGCGTCGACATCCACACCGCTCGTCCGGGCATCGTCATCGGCCGCCGCGGCGCCGAGGCCGACCGCATCCGCGGCGAGCTGGAGAAGCTGACCGGCAAGCAGGTCCAGCTGAACATCCTCGAGGTCAAGAACCCCGAGACGGACGCTCAGCTGGTGGCCCAGGCCGTCGCCGAGCAGCTGTCCTCCCGCGTCTCCTTCCGCCGTGCCATGCGCAAGAGCATGCAGAGCACGATGAAGGCCGGCGCCAAGGGCATCAAGGTCCAGTGCGGTGGCCGCCTCGGCGGCGCCGAGATGTCCCGCTCGGAGTTCTACCGCGAGGGCCGTGTGCCCCTGCACACGCTCCGCGCGAACGTCGACTACGGCTTCTTCGAGGCCAAGACGACCTTCGGCCGCATCGGCGTGAAGGTCTGGATCTACAAGGGCGACGTCAAGAACATCGCCGAGGTCCGCGCCGAGAACGCCGCCGCCCGTGCGGGCAACCGCCCGGCCCGTGGCGGCGCCGACCGCCCGGCCGGCCGCGGTGGCCGCGGTGGCGAGCGTGGCGGCCGCGGCCGCAAGCCGCAGCAGTCGGCTCCGGCCGCCGAGGCCCCCAAGGCCGAGGCGACCGCCGCTGCTCCGGCTGCTGAGAGCACCGGAACGGAGGCCTGA
- the rplP gene encoding 50S ribosomal protein L16: MLIPRRVKHRKQHHPKRSGMSKGGTQVAFGEYGIQALTPAYVTNRQIESARIAMTRHIKRGGKVWINIYPDRPLTKKPAETRMGSGKGSPEWWIANVKPGRVMFELSYPNEKIAREALTRAAHKLPMKCRIVKREAGEA; the protein is encoded by the coding sequence ATGCTGATCCCCCGTAGGGTCAAGCACCGCAAGCAGCACCACCCGAAGCGCAGCGGTATGTCCAAGGGTGGCACGCAGGTTGCGTTCGGCGAGTACGGCATCCAGGCGCTGACCCCGGCCTACGTGACGAACCGTCAGATCGAGTCCGCTCGTATCGCCATGACGCGTCACATCAAGCGTGGCGGCAAGGTCTGGATCAACATCTACCCGGACCGTCCCCTGACGAAGAAGCCGGCCGAGACCCGCATGGGTTCCGGTAAGGGTTCGCCGGAGTGGTGGATCGCCAACGTCAAGCCCGGACGCGTCATGTTCGAGCTGTCGTACCCCAACGAGAAGATCGCCCGTGAGGCGCTGACCCGTGCGGCCCACAAGCTGCCGATGAAGTGCCGGATCGTCAAGCGCGAGGCAGGTGAAGCGTGA
- the rpmC gene encoding 50S ribosomal protein L29, protein MSAGTKASELRELGNEELLNKLREAKEELFNLRFQAATGQLENHGRLKSVRKDIARIYTLMRERELGIETVESV, encoded by the coding sequence ATGTCGGCCGGTACCAAGGCGTCCGAGCTGCGCGAGCTGGGCAACGAGGAGCTCCTCAACAAGCTCCGCGAGGCCAAGGAAGAGCTGTTCAACCTCCGCTTCCAGGCGGCGACGGGCCAGCTCGAGAACCACGGTCGGCTCAAGTCCGTCCGTAAGGACATCGCCCGGATCTACACCCTGATGCGCGAGCGCGAGCTGGGCATCGAAACGGTGGAGAGCGTCTGA
- the rpsQ gene encoding 30S ribosomal protein S17, with product MSENTVTESKTAERGFRKTREGLVVSDKMDKTVVVAVEDRVKHALYGKVIRRTNKLKAHDEQNAAGVGDRVLLMETRPLSATKRWRIVEILEKAK from the coding sequence ATGAGCGAGAACACTGTGACTGAGAGCAAGACCGCCGAGCGCGGCTTCCGCAAGACCCGTGAGGGCCTCGTCGTCAGCGACAAGATGGACAAGACCGTCGTCGTCGCCGTCGAGGACCGCGTGAAGCACGCCCTGTACGGCAAGGTCATCCGCCGTACGAACAAGCTCAAGGCCCACGACGAGCAGAACGCCGCCGGTGTCGGCGACCGCGTCCTCCTGATGGAGACCCGGCCGCTGTCCGCCACGAAGCGGTGGCGCATCGTCGAGATCCTCGAGAAGGCCAAGTAA
- the rplN gene encoding 50S ribosomal protein L14, translating into MIQQESRLRVADNTGAKEILTIRVLGGSGRRYAGIGDVIVATVKDAIPGGNVKKGDVVKAVIVRTVKERRRQDGSYIRFDENAAVILKNDGDPRGTRIFGPVGRELREKKFMKIISLAPEVL; encoded by the coding sequence GTGATCCAGCAGGAGTCGCGACTGCGTGTCGCCGACAACACGGGTGCGAAGGAAATTCTCACCATCCGTGTTCTCGGTGGCTCGGGTCGCCGCTACGCGGGCATCGGTGACGTCATCGTCGCCACCGTCAAGGACGCGATCCCCGGTGGCAACGTGAAGAAGGGTGACGTCGTCAAGGCCGTCATCGTTCGCACCGTCAAGGAGCGTCGTCGCCAGGATGGCTCGTACATCCGCTTCGACGAGAACGCCGCCGTCATTCTGAAGAACGACGGCGACCCCCGCGGCACCCGTATCTTCGGCCCGGTGGGCCGTGAGCTGCGCGAGAAGAAGTTCATGAAGATCATCTCGCTCGCGCCGGAGGTGCTGTAA
- the rplX gene encoding 50S ribosomal protein L24, with translation MKIKKGDLVQVITGKDKGKQGKVIVAYPAQDRVLVEGVNRVKKHTKAGQTARGSQTGGIVTTEAPVHVSNVQLVVEKDGKKVVTRVGYRFDDEGNKIRVAKRTGEDI, from the coding sequence ATGAAGATCAAGAAGGGCGACCTGGTCCAGGTCATCACCGGCAAGGACAAGGGCAAGCAGGGCAAGGTCATCGTGGCCTACCCGGCTCAGGACCGCGTCCTCGTCGAGGGTGTCAACCGGGTCAAGAAGCACACCAAGGCCGGCCAGACCGCTCGCGGTTCGCAGACCGGTGGCATTGTGACGACCGAGGCCCCCGTCCACGTCAGCAACGTGCAGCTGGTTGTTGAGAAGGACGGCAAGAAGGTCGTTACTCGCGTCGGCTACCGCTTTGACGACGAGGGCAACAAGATCCGTGTTGCCAAGCGCACCGGTGAGGACATCTGA
- the rplE gene encoding 50S ribosomal protein L5, with translation MTTTTAPRLKTRYREEIAGKLREEFSYENVMQIPGLVKIVVNMGVGDAARDSKLIDGAVKDLTTITGQKPAVTKARKSIAQFKLREGQPIGCHVTLRGDRMWEFLDRTLSLALPRIRDFRGLSPKQFDGRGNYTFGLTEQVMFHEIDQDKIDRVRGMDITVVTTATNDDEGRALLRHLGFPFKEN, from the coding sequence ATGACTACCACCACCGCGCCGCGTCTCAAGACGCGCTACCGCGAGGAAATCGCCGGCAAGCTGCGTGAGGAGTTCTCCTACGAGAACGTCATGCAGATCCCCGGTCTCGTCAAGATCGTGGTCAACATGGGTGTGGGCGACGCCGCCCGCGACTCCAAGCTGATCGACGGTGCCGTCAAGGACCTCACCACGATCACCGGTCAGAAGCCGGCCGTCACCAAGGCCCGCAAGTCGATCGCGCAGTTCAAGCTGCGCGAGGGGCAGCCGATCGGCTGCCACGTCACCCTCCGCGGTGACCGCATGTGGGAGTTCCTGGACCGTACGCTGTCGCTCGCGCTTCCGCGTATCCGTGACTTCCGCGGCCTGTCGCCGAAGCAGTTCGACGGCCGTGGCAACTACACCTTCGGTCTCACGGAGCAGGTCATGTTCCACGAGATCGACCAGGACAAGATCGACCGGGTCCGGGGCATGGACATCACCGTGGTCACCACGGCGACCAACGACGACGAGGGTCGTGCCCTTCTTCGTCACCTCGGCTTCCCGTTCAAGGAGAACTGA
- a CDS encoding type Z 30S ribosomal protein S14 — protein MAKKALIAKAARKPKFGVRGYTRCQRCGRPHSVYRKFGLCRVCLREMAHRGELPGVTKSSW, from the coding sequence GTGGCGAAGAAGGCTCTGATCGCTAAGGCCGCCCGCAAGCCGAAGTTCGGCGTCCGCGGGTACACCCGCTGCCAGCGCTGCGGCCGGCCCCACTCCGTCTACCGCAAGTTCGGCCTGTGCCGCGTGTGCCTTCGTGAGATGGCTCACCGCGGCGAGCTGCCGGGCGTGACCAAGAGCTCCTGGTAA
- the rpsH gene encoding 30S ribosomal protein S8 translates to MTMTDPIADMLTRLRNANSAYHDDVVMPHSKIKSHIAEILQQEGFITGWKVEDAEVGKNLVLQLKFGPNRERSIAGIKRISKPGLRVYAKSTNLPKVLGGLGVAIISTSHGLLTGQQAQKKGVGGEVLAYVW, encoded by the coding sequence ATGACCATGACTGATCCCATCGCAGACATGCTCACGCGTCTGCGCAACGCGAACTCGGCGTATCACGACGACGTCGTGATGCCGCACAGCAAGATCAAGTCGCACATCGCGGAGATCCTCCAGCAGGAGGGCTTCATCACCGGCTGGAAGGTCGAGGACGCCGAGGTCGGCAAGAACCTCGTCCTCCAGCTGAAGTTCGGCCCGAACCGCGAGCGTTCGATCGCCGGCATCAAGCGCATTTCGAAGCCGGGTCTGCGTGTCTACGCAAAGTCCACCAACCTGCCGAAGGTCCTCGGCGGCCTGGGCGTGGCGATCATCTCCACGTCCCACGGTCTCCTGACCGGCCAGCAGGCTCAGAAGAAGGGCGTAGGTGGGGAAGTCCTCGCCTACGTCTGGTAG
- the rplF gene encoding 50S ribosomal protein L6, translating into MSRIGKLPIQVPAGVDVTIDGRTVSVKGPKGTLTHTVAAPIEVTKGEDGVLNVVRPNDERQNKALHGLSRTLVANMITGVTQGYIKALEISGVGYRVQAKGSNLEFALGYSHPILIEAPEGITFKVETPTKFSVEGIDKQKVGETAAKIRKLRKPDPYKAKGVKYAGEVIRRKVGKAGK; encoded by the coding sequence ATGTCGCGAATCGGCAAGCTCCCCATCCAGGTTCCCGCCGGTGTGGACGTCACCATCGATGGCCGTACGGTCAGCGTGAAGGGCCCCAAGGGCACCCTGACGCACACCGTCGCGGCGCCCATCGAGGTCACCAAGGGTGAGGACGGCGTCCTGAACGTCGTCCGCCCGAACGACGAGCGTCAGAACAAGGCCCTGCACGGCCTGTCCCGCACGCTGGTGGCGAACATGATCACCGGTGTGACCCAGGGATACATCAAGGCGCTCGAGATCAGCGGTGTCGGTTACCGCGTCCAGGCGAAGGGCTCCAACCTGGAGTTCGCCCTGGGCTACAGCCACCCGATCCTGATCGAGGCCCCGGAGGGCATCACCTTCAAGGTGGAGACCCCCACGAAGTTCAGCGTCGAGGGCATCGACAAGCAGAAGGTCGGCGAGACCGCGGCCAAGATCCGCAAGCTGCGGAAGCCTGACCCGTACAAGGCCAAGGGCGTCAAGTACGCCGGCGAGGTCATCCGCCGCAAGGTCGGAAAGGCTGGTAAGTAG
- the rplR gene encoding 50S ribosomal protein L18 — MAYGVKIAKGDAYKRAARKRRHIRVRKHISGSPERPRLVVTRSNRHMVAQVIDDIAGHTLASASTLDVSIRGGEGDKSSQAKQVGALVAERAKAAGVEAVVFDRGGNQYAGRIAALADAAREAGLKF; from the coding sequence ATGGCATACGGCGTGAAGATCGCCAAGGGCGACGCGTACAAGCGCGCGGCTCGCAAGCGGCGCCACATCCGCGTCCGCAAGCACATCTCCGGCTCGCCGGAGCGTCCGCGCCTGGTCGTGACCCGTTCGAACCGTCACATGGTGGCTCAGGTCATCGACGACATCGCGGGCCACACGCTCGCGTCGGCGTCGACCCTGGACGTCTCCATCCGTGGCGGCGAGGGCGACAAGAGCAGCCAGGCCAAGCAGGTCGGCGCCCTGGTCGCCGAGCGTGCCAAGGCCGCAGGCGTCGAGGCCGTCGTGTTTGACCGCGGTGGTAACCAGTACGCCGGGCGGATTGCCGCTCTGGCTGACGCCGCCCGTGAAGCCGGGCTGAAGTTCTAG
- the rpsE gene encoding 30S ribosomal protein S5: MAGPQRRGSGAGGGERRDRKGRDGGAAAAEKTAYVERVVAINRVAKVVKGGRRFSFTALVVVGDGDGTVGVGYGKAKEVPAAIAKGVEEAKKNFFKVPRIQGTIPHPIQGEKAAGVVLLKPASPGTGVIAGGPVRAVLECAGVHDILSKSLGSSNPINIVHATVAALRGLQRPEEIAARRGLPLEDVAPAALLRARAGAGA; this comes from the coding sequence ATGGCTGGACCCCAGCGCCGCGGAAGCGGTGCCGGTGGCGGCGAGCGGCGGGACCGGAAGGGCCGTGACGGCGGCGCTGCCGCCGCCGAGAAGACCGCGTACGTCGAGCGCGTCGTCGCGATCAACCGAGTCGCCAAGGTTGTGAAGGGTGGTCGTCGCTTCAGCTTCACCGCGCTGGTCGTGGTGGGCGACGGTGACGGCACCGTAGGTGTCGGTTACGGCAAGGCCAAGGAAGTTCCCGCGGCCATCGCCAAGGGCGTGGAAGAGGCCAAGAAGAACTTCTTCAAGGTCCCGCGCATCCAGGGCACCATCCCTCACCCGATCCAGGGTGAGAAGGCCGCGGGCGTCGTCCTGCTCAAGCCGGCTTCCCCCGGTACCGGTGTGATCGCCGGTGGCCCGGTGCGTGCCGTCCTCGAGTGCGCCGGCGTCCACGACATCCTGTCGAAGTCGCTCGGGTCCTCGAACCCGATCAACATCGTGCACGCGACCGTGGCGGCCCTTCGTGGCCTGCAGCGTCCCGAGGAGATCGCGGCCCGCCGCGGTCTGCCCCTCGAGGACGTCGCCCCCGCGGCCCTGCTTCGTGCGCGTGCGGGAGCGGGTGCGTAA